The following are from one region of the Hymenobacter sp. YIM 151858-1 genome:
- the iscU gene encoding Fe-S cluster assembly scaffold IscU, with protein sequence MAYSDKVIDHYSNPRNVGTLDKSKKNVGTGLVGAPECGDVMRLQIEVDETTNIITDAKFKTFGCGSAIASSSLATEWLKGKSVDEALAIDNMEIVEELALPPVKIHCSVLAEDAIKAAINDFRVKNGLPELEAAKSHH encoded by the coding sequence ATGGCTTACTCCGATAAAGTAATCGACCACTACAGCAACCCGCGCAACGTGGGTACGCTGGATAAAAGCAAGAAAAACGTAGGCACCGGCCTTGTGGGTGCTCCCGAGTGCGGCGACGTAATGCGCCTGCAGATCGAGGTTGACGAAACCACCAACATCATCACCGATGCCAAGTTCAAGACCTTTGGTTGCGGCTCGGCCATTGCCTCGTCGTCGCTCGCTACCGAGTGGCTGAAGGGCAAATCGGTGGATGAGGCCCTGGCCATCGACAACATGGAGATTGTGGAAGAACTGGCCCTGCCGCCGGTTAAAATCCACTGCTCGGTGCTGGCCGAAGACGCCATCAAGGCAGCCATCAACGACTTCCGCGTGAAGAACGGCCTGCCTGAACTGGAAGCCGCCAAGTCGCACCATTAA